TGGGTGCGCTGCGCCGCACCGAAAGCCGCGTGATCCTGGGCGCGGCGGTGATCGACGACATCCTCGCGATGCTGCTGCTGGGCGTGGTGGTCGCGATCCAGGCCGGCGGCACGCTGCGCGTCGGCAGCCTGCTCGCCGTCGCCGGCGAAGCGGTGGGCTTCGTGCTGGTCGTCGGCTGGTTCGGCACGCTGATGATGCGGCGCGGATCGAAGTGGCTGGAACGTTCCCGCAATCCGCTGTCCCCGCTGCTGGCGGTGCTGGTGCTGTGCCTCGGACTCGCGTGGGTGGCGACGCGCTTCGGACTGGCCGCGATCATCGGCGCCTTCCTCGCCGGCATGATCGCGTCCGAAACACAGCAACGCGTGCAGCTGGAAGAACAGATGCAACCGCTGCTCGCGTTGCTGACGCCGTTCTTCTTCGTGCTGACCGGCGCGAAAGTGGATCTTGCGAAACTCGCCAGCGGCGAAGCGCTGTGGCTGCTGCTGGTCGCGACGCTGCTGGCGCTCGTCACCAAACTCGCCGGCGGTTGGCTGGGCGCGTTGCGGCTGGGACCGCGCAGCGCGCTGATCGTCGGCGTCGGCATGATCCCGCGCGGCGAAGTCGGCATCGTGGTCGCGGCGCTGGGATTGTCCGCCGGCGTGTTCGGCGACACGCTGTACGCGGTGATCATCGCGATGTCGTTGTTGACCTCGATCATCGCGCCACCCTTCCTGTCGCTGTTGCTGAGAGAGCGGGACTCGGGACTCGGAACGCGTAACTCGCCAGCTCCGTGAGCCGCCGCAGTGGCGGCTACCGGGGAAATTCGTCGGCACGGGTCCTTGCAATTTGCGCGACGGCATCAAAAAACGACACCGGCAAATCCGCCGTCACCGGCACCGCCCACGCATTTTCTTTCGCGAACGCGCGGCATTTGACCGCATCCTTTTCGGTCATCAGCGCGGGCAAGCCGTCGCCGAAATCCAGATCGGCCGCGACGTAACGATGGTGATCGGGGAACAGGTGTTCGATCACGTCGATGCCGTTTGCGCGCAACGATTCGAAAAAACGACCAGGATTGCCGATGCCGGCGATCGCGTGCACGCTTTGATTCGAAAACGTGGCGAGCGGACGGACTGTTGCAGAATCCGCAAGCGCGACGGCATTCGAAAGCACGAGCCGCATCGCGACTTCGCCGTCGCGCGCCATGCCGCCGTTGCACACGACGAAGTCGACATCGCGCAAACGCGACTCGGGTTCACGCAGCGGACCCGCGGGCAACAGCCGCCCGTTGCCGAAGCGTCGCACGCCATCGATCACGCAGATCTCGATGTCGCGCGCGAGTGCGTAATGCTGCAAACCATCGTCGGCGATGATGACATCCACGCCTTCGGACAGCAGCAGCCGCGCGGCCTCGACCCGCTTCGCGCCGACGGCAACCGGCGCGCCAGTTTGCAATTTGATCAGAGCCGGTTCGTCGCCGACCACTGTGGGATCGGGTTGCGCGTCGAGCAGCATCGGCGCACGTGCCGATCCGCCGTAGCCGCGGCTGACCACGCCGGGCCGGAACCCGCGTTCGCGCAACGCCTGCACCAGCGCGATCGCCAACGGCGTCTTGCCGGCGCCGCCCGCCACGATGTTGCCGACCACGATTACCGGCACCGGCAAGCGTTCGCTGCGCAACCAGTCGCCTCGATACATCGCGCGGCGCATTGCGGTGACGCCGCCGTACAACGCAGCCAGCGGCCGCGTCCACCACGGCGATGGGCGATTTCCGTACCAGCATTCCTGCAAGTCGTCGGCGAGGGCCACGGCGCGCGTGCTCAGGCCGCGGCCGTCGTCGCGTCGCGAAATTGCAGGTGATGCAACGCGGCGTACTTGCCGCCGCGCGCGAGCAACTCGGCGTGGGTACCGCGCTCGACGACGTGGCCCTGGTCGAGCACGACGATCTGGTCGGCGTGCTCGACGGTGGAAAGGCGGTGCGCGATCACGATGGTGGTGCGGTTTTTCATCAGGCGCGACAGCGCGTCCTGGATCAGCCGCTCCGATTCGGTATCGAGCGCGCTGGTGGCTTCGTCGAGCACCAGGATCGGCGCGTCTTTCAGCAGGGCGCGCGCGACCGCGATGCGCTGGCGCTGGCCGCCCGACAACAGCGTGCCGCCCTCGCCCACCCGGCTGTGGATGCCGTTGGGCAATTCGCGGATGAACTCCATCGCATTCGCCGCTTCGGCCGCTGCGGTAATTTCGGCTTCACTCGCATTTGCCAGCGCGCCGTAGGCGATGTTCTTGGCGATGCTGTCGTCGAACAACACCACGTCCTGCCCGACCCACGCGATCTGCGCGCGCAGGCTGCGCAAGGTGTATTCGCCGAGCGGATGGCCGTCCAGCAGCACTTCTCCCGACGTCGGTTCGTAAAAACGTGGAATCAGACTGGCGAGGCTGGACTTGCCGCTGCCGGAGCGCCCGACCAGCGCCGTGATCGAACCGCGCGGGCAAAGAAGTGAAATACCGCGCAGCGCGGCGGTGCTGGACCCGGCATAGGTCAGGTGCACGTCGCGGAATTCGATGTCGCCGCGGCAACGTTCGATCGTGCGCGTACCGTCATCGCGCTCGACCGGCGCGTCGATGATGCCGAACAATTCCTGCGCCGCGGCGAGCCCGCGCTGGATGTTGGCCTGGACGGTGGTAAGGCGCTTCAATGAGGGAAGAATCCCGCCCATGCACATGAACAGGCGCATGAACCCGCCTGCCGTCAAACCGCGATGTGCCATGAACGGCCGGGTGGCGAAGAACACGATCAGCGCCAGCGCGATCGCGGCGGCGAGCTGCACGAACGCCGTGGACAATCCATTGGTCGCCGCAACCTTGATGTTCAACTTGCGCGTGCGGTCGGTGACGTCGTCGAAGCGCTTCGCTTCGTAGTCCTGGCCACCGAACACCTTCACCTCGCGGTGCGCGCCCACCACTTCCTCGACCACGCCTGTGACGCGTCCGACCACGTCCTGGATGGTGATGTTGATGCGGCGGTAGCGGCGGCTGACGTACGTGACCAGGATGCCGATCGAAGGCACCATCACCAGCAGCGCGAGCGTCAGCAGCCAACTCGTCCACAACATCATCGCGACCAGGCCGGCTACCGTCAGGCCGTCCACGATCGCGATTTTGGCGGAGTCGGTGGTGGCTTGCGCGACCTGCTCGCTGGTGTAGGTGATGCGCGAAATCTGCTGGCCCGACGATTCGCGGTCGAAGAACGTCGTCGGCATGCGCAGGTACTTGTCGAAGATGCGGCGGCGCATGTCCTGCACCACGCTGCGGCCCACGTAGGCGCTGCCGTAGCTCTCGATGTACACCGCAATGCTGCGCACGAAAAAGATGCTGACAATGATGATCGGCATCCAGAAGATCATGTGCGGATCGCGGCTGACGAACAGCTTGTCGACCAGCGGCTTGACCTCTTTCGCGAACAGCGTCATGCATACCGCATCGGCCACCATCGCGAGGATAGTGATGACCACCACCCAACGGTACGGACGCAGCAAGGCCAGCAGTCGCCGGTACGTCGTGGCGTCGGACGCGGTGCCGCTCATGATGCGGGCGCGCCCGAAGCGGGCGTTGTCGCGATCGACAGGTGCGTGAAGCCGAGCCGCCCCAACGCGTCCATCGCGGTAACCACGGCCTGGTGCGGCGTCATTGCATCGGCGCGCAGCAGCACCGCGCGTTCGTGGTCGCCGCCTGCCACGGCCTGGATCGCGCGCGACAGCGTCGATTCGTCGTCACCCAATACCCGGTTGTCGGCCACGAAGAAGTGCCCCTGCTTGTCGATCACGATCACCAGCGTATTCGCGACGGGCGTCGCGGGTTTGTCGCTGGCCTGCGGCAGCGACACCTTTAGGTGGCCCTGCTGCACGAAGGTGGTGGTCAGCACGAAGAACATCAACAGGGTCAGCAGCACGTCGATCAGGCTGACCACGTTGATTTCGAATTCGTCGGCGTTGTCGTTGCCGATGC
The genomic region above belongs to Rhodanobacteraceae bacterium and contains:
- a CDS encoding Na+/H+ antiporter; this encodes MADTTAILLEVFIIFAAAQVGSVAARGVRLPDVVGQIVIGCVIGPSLLGWVTPSEPLEVLSEIGVVLLLFSVGLETRLEDVKRVGGSAFAVGVIGVIIPFVCGTFWAHSIGPDWPRSLFVAAAFVATSAGITAAVLKQMGALRRTESRVILGAAVIDDILAMLLLGVVVAIQAGGTLRVGSLLAVAGEAVGFVLVVGWFGTLMMRRGSKWLERSRNPLSPLLAVLVLCLGLAWVATRFGLAAIIGAFLAGMIASETQQRVQLEEQMQPLLALLTPFFFVLTGAKVDLAKLASGEALWLLLVATLLALVTKLAGGWLGALRLGPRSALIVGVGMIPRGEVGIVVAALGLSAGVFGDTLYAVIIAMSLLTSIIAPPFLSLLLRERDSGLGTRNSPAP
- a CDS encoding tetraacyldisaccharide 4'-kinase; this encodes MALADDLQECWYGNRPSPWWTRPLAALYGGVTAMRRAMYRGDWLRSERLPVPVIVVGNIVAGGAGKTPLAIALVQALRERGFRPGVVSRGYGGSARAPMLLDAQPDPTVVGDEPALIKLQTGAPVAVGAKRVEAARLLLSEGVDVIIADDGLQHYALARDIEICVIDGVRRFGNGRLLPAGPLREPESRLRDVDFVVCNGGMARDGEVAMRLVLSNAVALADSATVRPLATFSNQSVHAIAGIGNPGRFFESLRANGIDVIEHLFPDHHRYVAADLDFGDGLPALMTEKDAVKCRAFAKENAWAVPVTADLPVSFFDAVAQIARTRADEFPR
- a CDS encoding Lipid A export permease/ATP-binding protein MsbA; protein product: MSGTASDATTYRRLLALLRPYRWVVVITILAMVADAVCMTLFAKEVKPLVDKLFVSRDPHMIFWMPIIIVSIFFVRSIAVYIESYGSAYVGRSVVQDMRRRIFDKYLRMPTTFFDRESSGQQISRITYTSEQVAQATTDSAKIAIVDGLTVAGLVAMMLWTSWLLTLALLVMVPSIGILVTYVSRRYRRINITIQDVVGRVTGVVEEVVGAHREVKVFGGQDYEAKRFDDVTDRTRKLNIKVAATNGLSTAFVQLAAAIALALIVFFATRPFMAHRGLTAGGFMRLFMCMGGILPSLKRLTTVQANIQRGLAAAQELFGIIDAPVERDDGTRTIERCRGDIEFRDVHLTYAGSSTAALRGISLLCPRGSITALVGRSGSGKSSLASLIPRFYEPTSGEVLLDGHPLGEYTLRSLRAQIAWVGQDVVLFDDSIAKNIAYGALANASEAEITAAAEAANAMEFIRELPNGIHSRVGEGGTLLSGGQRQRIAVARALLKDAPILVLDEATSALDTESERLIQDALSRLMKNRTTIVIAHRLSTVEHADQIVVLDQGHVVERGTHAELLARGGKYAALHHLQFRDATTAAA
- a CDS encoding Biopolymer transport protein ExbD/TolR; the protein is MRIGNDNADEFEINVVSLIDVLLTLLMFFVLTTTFVQQGHLKVSLPQASDKPATPVANTLVIVIDKQGHFFVADNRVLGDDESTLSRAIQAVAGGDHERAVLLRADAMTPHQAVVTAMDALGRLGFTHLSIATTPASGAPAS